DNA sequence from the candidate division WOR-3 bacterium genome:
CTGAATTATGATGTTTAAACTTTTACAATACGATACTAATTTAAACAATTATGTTTAAAAAAATTTTAGTTGCCAATCGGGGTGAGATTGCGGTACGGGTTTTAAGGGCCTGCAGGGAGATGGGTATAAAGTCAGTCACGGTCTATTCGGATGCTGACCGCACCGCTCTACATACCCGTTATGCTGACGAGGTCTATTATATCGGACCTTCGCCGTCAACCGAGAGTTATCTGCGGATAGAAAAGATAATTGATGTTGCAAAAAAGAGCGGTGCTGAAGCAATCCATCCAGGTTACGGGTTTCTTGCTGAAAACACGGAATTTGCCAAAGCCTGTGAGGATGCCGGGATTATTTTTATTGGACCGAATTCAAGGGCGATTGAACTTCTCGGCGATAAGATTGCCTCAAAGGTCACAATGGTAAAAGCAGGTGTGCCGGTGATACCAGGAAGTGAAGGAGCAGTGAAAGATGAGGTTGAGGCTTTGCAGGTGATAGAGAAAATAGGTTTACCGGTTCTTATTAAAGCCGCTGGGGGCGGAGGTGGAAAAGGGATGCGGGTTGTGAAGGACAAAAAAGATCTTGCAACTGCAATTAAACAGGCAACCGGTGAGGCACAATCAGCATTTGGCAATCCCACGATTTTTATTGAAAAATTTTTGGAACAGCCAAGGCATATAGAATTTCAGATTCTCGCGGATAATTATGGAAATGTTGTCCATTTATGCGAAAGGGAGTGCTCAATCCAGAGAAGGCATCAGAAACTAATTGAAGAATCGCCTTCGGCAATTATGACTCCGGAGCTCCGTGAAAAGATGGGTGAAGCAGCAAAGAAGGCAGTAAAGGCATCAGGATACAATAACGCGGGAACTGTGGAATTTATGGTTGACAAAGACAGGAATTTTTATTTCCTTGAGATGAATACCCGTTTGCAGGTTGAACATCCGGTTACCGAACTCGTGACTGGGATTGATATCGTGAAAGAACAATTCAAGATTGCAGCAGGGGAAAAATTATCTTTGAGACAGGAAGATATAAAGTTGAATGGTGCAGCGATTGAGTGTCGTATAACCGCTGAAGACCCGGAGAATAATTTTGCGCCATCAACGGGAAAGATTACGGAATTGATTGAACCAGGTGGCATTGGTGTTCGGCTTGATAGTGGTATATACAAAGGATTTGAGGTCCCAATTTACTACGACCCATTGATTGCGAAACTTCTGGTCTGGGCACCGACACGCAGAGAAGCAATAGAAAGGATGAAAAGGGCATTGAAAGAATATACAATCAGGGGGATAAAGACTTCTATTCCATTCCATTTGTTGGTGATGGAAAATCCGCAGTTTATTGCTGGTGAATATGATACGACTTTTATTGACCGGATTTTAGGTAAAATAGAGTATAGAAAAGAAAATTATGAGATAGCAGCAATTACCGCGCTGATTATCAAAACCCTGCAGGAGCAAAAGACAACGGTTGCTAAAAAGACAACCATGCAAAAAGTCAGTCCCTGGAAACTTGCCGCTCGCCAATCCATGCTCCGAAAGATGTAGCAGTACGATTCAGGGAAAATTTCTCAGTTTTTCCCCCTCGCCCTTTAATTTTATGTTTAATCCGTTCTACGGTTCACGGTAAAAGTTTGACGAATTTACAATCTGTCATGCTGAATTTATTTCAGCATCTAATGTGTAGCAGTGCGATTCATCGCGCATGTTTTTAAATCTTTTCTTTCTTAAAGGGAGAATTTCCCTCTCACTTCCCCCGTCCTTGAAAGGAGAAATTTTTCCACTAACTTCCTCGCCCTTGAAGGGAGAAATTTTCCAACTAACTTCCTCGCCCTTGAAGGGAGAGGGAAAGGGTGAGGGTGAATATTTAGATTGCCCGCCGCGCTACTTGGCTGATTCGGATTTGAAATTTTATTTATAAAATGTGGTGGCAGAGTTTACTCTGCCGTTATCCATTGACAAAAAAGTTGGAATAAATATAATAAAATATAATGATTTTTAATGTAATTGATGCAACATTAAGGAATTTCAATTGCCCCAAATCTAAATTTATAAGATTAACATTTCAGTTAAGAAGGACAATAAGTGAGATAGTGAGTATATTTAAAAATCATACCAGATTAACTAAAGACAAATGGAGTGTTTTTGAAATTTCATCAAAAAGAATCTATTGATAAAATGGAATTAGCTATGATGCTAAGAGAGGAGTTATGAAGACATTTGAAGTTATTTTAACAAAATCGTATATTGTTAGAATAAAAGCAAAAGATTGCAATAAGGCGAAAGAATTCGCGGAATTATTCACCGGGGATATTCAAGATATATCATCTGTAGATGATAGAAAAAGATTCAAATTCGAAATAGAAAATATTGATTGCAAAGTAAATGAGGTGTTTGAATGCAAAGAAATATAATATCCTAATGGGAAGATTTGTTGAAAAGGAAGTGAGGCGATAATATGGAAACAAGGAAAGAAAAAATAATAGGTAAAGCAATGGAAATACTCAAAGCAAGTCCTGATGGTGTTCGTTATTCAGACCTTGTAAGAAAGATACATGCCGAATTTCCAGATTTTCCTGTTAATACTATTCATGGGTCGCTTTGGGATTTCAAGACCCACTTACCAAAAGAAGTTTATCAACCGGCAAGAGGTGTATATCGTCATGTACAATTTAGAAAAGACGAAATTGAGGAGGAAAAGGAACAAAAAGTTTCGCCAGATGTTGAAAGAATTAGAGAGGAGGATTTCTACAAACCATTTGCCGACTGGCTTGTTAATGAATTAGAGGACTGCACGAAGGCAATACCATTGGGTGGTAATAGATTTAAAGACAAATGGGGAACCCCAGATGTGATAGGAAAAAAAGAGGCGCGCAGGAGTGATATTGTAAAAAGTCCGACAGAAATTATTTCGGCAGAAATAAAAGCGGATACAAAAGATCTGATTACCGCATTTGGTCAGGCTTGCTCCTACAAGTTATTTAGTCATAAATCATACATAGTGATTCCGAAAAACTCGCCTCCCGATGATATTTCAAAGTTAGATGCTCTATGTTTAATTTTTGGAATCGGCTTAGTTTTATTTGATAATAATGATCCAGAAAAACCGATGTTTGAAATTCGTGTCCGTCCAATTAAACATGACCCCGATATGTTCTATGTCAATCAGTATATGAAATTGGTAGAGAAAGAACTATTCAGTGATTGAATCTGTAGTACTTTTTACTGACATAAACTGTTAATATGTTGCATTATTTACCCAAATTTTTTGCATTTCATAATTTTTTTTTCGTATTGGATTCGTATCTTCCCAATAAATCATTTTATGAGAATGTATAGTTTTGCTAATCAAAGGAGAGATTATGGGTACACAAATTTTCATTGGTGATATTGTAACAAAAAAGCCAAAAACAGTAAAAACCTTTGAATTTTAATGAATTCATTAAATTCTGGCATTCTCCATTGACCAAATTTGGATAATATAAATTGACGATGACTATGTTATATTTGAGTTTCCAAGTTATTGACTAATTTCAATGCTCATCAATATCCATACCATTCTCAATTTGAGAAAAGGAAAACAGAAGGTTTTAATTCTTGACTTTAAATTTATGTTAAGTATAATTAACACAAAATCTATTATAGGTTAAATAGAGATGGCAAATATTAGAGATGCTTTGAGAGAGACAAACCCCTGGTGGGAGTCCGGGTTTAATTTAAGAATCAAAGACCGTGAGGTTTATCAGCAGGTCCAAAAATTTATGCCGATGCGGCAGATAATTGCCCTGACTGGTTTGAGGCGGGTAGGTAAGACTTTTCTACTCTATAAAATAGTTGAAGATTCAATCAAAAAGGGATTCAAACCACACAATATATTGTATTTTTCTTTTGATGATTTTCGCGAGATAAATATCAGAGAAATTGTAAAGGAATACCAGGATATTCTAGAAAAGGATATTAAAAAAGGGTATTATTTATTTTTGTTTGATGAGATACAAAAACTCACCAATTGGGAAGAACAATTAAAAAGGATTTATGATAATTTCGGCAATATCAAGATAGTAATTTCTGGCTCGGAATCTTTATTTTTAAGAAAAAAATCAAAGGAGAGTCTTGCCGGACGGTTGTTTGAATTTAAGGTGGAACCCCTCTCTTTTAGAGAATTTTTGTCATTTAAGGGTATTGAATATAAACCCATTGGCCTGTATGAAGATAAATTAAGAAAGTTATTCAATAATTTTGTTCTGAGTCTTGGCTTTCCCGAATTGGTTGATATCAGCGAAAAGGAAATTATTAAAAAGTATGTTAAAGAAAGCATCGTTGAAAAAATTATTTATAGAGATTTCTCTTATTTATTCAAGGTAAAAAATGTTTCCTTGATTGAATCTCTTTTAAATATATTTATTGAGGAACCAGGACAACTTATTGAAATTGATAAGTTGGCTGGTGAATTGAAAATTTCAAGGCAGACTCTGTCTAATTATCTATCCTATTTAGAAGAGTCTTTTCTTTTGCAGAAGTTATATAAT
Encoded proteins:
- a CDS encoding acetyl-CoA carboxylase biotin carboxylase subunit; its protein translation is MFKKILVANRGEIAVRVLRACREMGIKSVTVYSDADRTALHTRYADEVYYIGPSPSTESYLRIEKIIDVAKKSGAEAIHPGYGFLAENTEFAKACEDAGIIFIGPNSRAIELLGDKIASKVTMVKAGVPVIPGSEGAVKDEVEALQVIEKIGLPVLIKAAGGGGGKGMRVVKDKKDLATAIKQATGEAQSAFGNPTIFIEKFLEQPRHIEFQILADNYGNVVHLCERECSIQRRHQKLIEESPSAIMTPELREKMGEAAKKAVKASGYNNAGTVEFMVDKDRNFYFLEMNTRLQVEHPVTELVTGIDIVKEQFKIAAGEKLSLRQEDIKLNGAAIECRITAEDPENNFAPSTGKITELIEPGGIGVRLDSGIYKGFEVPIYYDPLIAKLLVWAPTRREAIERMKRALKEYTIRGIKTSIPFHLLVMENPQFIAGEYDTTFIDRILGKIEYRKENYEIAAITALIIKTLQEQKTTVAKKTTMQKVSPWKLAARQSMLRKM
- a CDS encoding ATP-binding protein — its product is MANIRDALRETNPWWESGFNLRIKDREVYQQVQKFMPMRQIIALTGLRRVGKTFLLYKIVEDSIKKGFKPHNILYFSFDDFREINIREIVKEYQDILEKDIKKGYYLFLFDEIQKLTNWEEQLKRIYDNFGNIKIVISGSESLFLRKKSKESLAGRLFEFKVEPLSFREFLSFKGIEYKPIGLYEDKLRKLFNNFVLSLGFPELVDISEKEIIKKYVKESIVEKIIYRDFSYLFKVKNVSLIESLLNIFIEEPGQLIEIDKLAGELKISRQTLSNYLSYLEESFLLQKLYNFSRSRRKVERKLKKYYPAVVSIDLVFRDDELSRSKVFEWFVVQKLKAEFFWRDPYKNEVDVILSNKNPIPIEIKYRKIDISGLLKFMEKFRVNKGYVITYNMGEEKRIDGKKIVIIPAYKFLLGMDELLQ